The Vitis vinifera cultivar Pinot Noir 40024 chromosome 16, ASM3070453v1 DNA segment CAGTCATCTCACCTTGCCTTAGATCATGTAGGGCTCCCTTGATGTCAAATAGATCAGCAATATTGTCACTGTCAGAGTATGTTTCCTTTGCTGCCATCCAGATTTCATGTGCAgcatcataaaacataaaattttgaCCTATTTCTGTGTCCATTGCATTGATCAGCCAAGACATAACTAGATTGTTTTCGGTGTTCCAAACCTTGAATCTTTTATCATCCTTCTTAGGCGGTTCAGTAGTGCTGAAAAGGTATTCATCCTTACCTCTGCCTGTGATAAACATCAGAACTGCCTTCGCCCATTGATGGTAATTGTGGCCAGTTAACTTGTGCCGAGTGATGAGGAATGATGAACCTTCTGCACCACCATTGCTCACAAGTTCCTGGCCAAACATGGTTCCCGTAACGCTGCTGCTGGTTTCCGAGGCCATAGGGAAAAGTGATACCTATGAGAGACTAgactcaaaaacaaaaacttaaagAAGCAACGAGTTGGGACGAAGAAGAAGATTGGTTTGCACCCAGAAAATTGGTTCTGGATTAAAACCGAGAAAGAAGTGATAGGTCCAGGCGga contains these protein-coding regions:
- the LOC109121954 gene encoding uncharacterized protein LOC109121954 — translated: MASETSSSVTGTMFGQELVSNGGAEGSSFLITRHKLTGHNYHQWAKAVLMFITGRGKDEYLFSTTEPPKKDDKRFKVWNTENNLVMSWLINAMDTEIGQNFMFYDAAHEIWMAAKETYSDSDNIADLFDIKGALHDLRQDKSLDEVRGRILGTKPLPTIQEAFSEVRREESRKKLMMGTTPFSNVQEGSTLISQGSTNIQEGTALVSQGSTYDARQKKGRPWCDHCRRPGHTKETCWKIHGKPANWKSNKEKEA